The window tatatatatattataaaatttatatataattataaaaagcattaaaaataataaagtacaaAATTAGCAGTTAGCACCAAGTAATACAAATTTCCATTTACTTggaaaagtattatataaagatcaattatcattattattattattacttatttacAAATTGCAACATATGTATACTAATGAGTTTAATGATGATTCAAAAAGCACATAGATTCATTTGATTGATCTCAGATATCTAGATGAAGTAATAAGCTATTCATACAAAAAAGATTACACAGTTAGCAAATATCTTAAATcaaaattttagaataatttttcagttGCATTATTAAAACAAAGTATTGTGTCATTgttatgataaatattttaaggattaagaagaaagtgagcaaatattttaataatatacttTGAGGGTTGTTCAAAATGATAGACTCTAAGatcatttccagctctaaaagTTTATGATTTATTGATTTAAGATACCTTCCAAAATTTCTtcttagaaatattttgcaagtTTTCCTTTATTGCCTATCAAATGACATTTCATTATAACTGTCACAGCTCAGACCTCCTACAGTGATCGGTCAGTTCCACACTCTTTTCTTTGGCTCAGTTCGAATGTTCTTCCTCGGGGTATTGGGCTTTGCAGTCTATGGGAATGAAGCCTTGAATTTTAGCTGTGATCCAGACAAGAGGGAAATAAATCTCTTCTGTTACAACCAGTTCAGGCCAATAACTCCACAGGTAAAtactttaaaacaaagaaaaaaagaaagaaaagttatctTATTCCAAAGTCTGCAGtgaccgagagagagagagagagagagagagagagagagagagagagagagaaagaaaagttgaaaattGATGGTATTATCTGGATAATTTAGAGAtaattaaattatctctaaaatgagggggttggctATCCACATTGCCTTTTAGGTCTACATCCTTTGGTCTTATGATCTTTATGTTTCAAATAAAGATGATTTACGAGGAAAATTCAATTGTAGAGGTAATATATTCATTTCTCAACTTATTTTGGACAGCTGGgttataataataaagaaaaaacaaaatagctaCTTAAAAAACATTATTAGCAAATTGggataaaataaatgagaaaaaattgtaaatgctcatcttttaatttttatcaatttttaaatactttattcaagaataaattgaaaatgtaTCATTTTATTAAGTTATTTAAATTATTGAAATGTTCCAGAATATGTGAAAATCTATGTTAGTAGAACTTTCCTCAAAAGGAATTTCCTATGCTAATAAAATCTCAGGTCCATCTCTCTgcaataaaagtatttttatagtTGACAATGTAAGTTTTGAAAGAAAGTTAAACTCTAGAGAAAACCCATGCGTGTTTGTCTGAGttggtttgttcattttttagcaaaatatgaataaaatgatttgACTAATGTTTCTGCTATTCTTTAGGTATTCTGGGCATTACAGCTAGTGACTGTACTGGTTCCTGGAGCTGTTTTCCATCTTTATGCTGCATGTAAAAATATTGATCAAGAAAGTATACTTCAGAGACCCATCTACATTGTCTTTTATATCCTCTCTGCCTTACTGAGAATAATTCTCGAAGTGATTGCCTTTTGGCTCCAAAGTCAACTATTTGGTTTCCAAGTGAAATCTCTGTATCATTGTGATGCCAGTTCACTTGAAAAAAGACTGGGTATCATAAGATGCCTGGTCCCAGAACATTTAGAGAAGACCATATTCCTCATTGCTATGTACACTTTTACTGTTGTCACGGTGGCACTGGGAGCTGCTGAAGTTTTTGAGATCTTATGTAGAAGGTTAAGCCTGTTAAGTGGATAGTGGTTATGGTTTTATTTACTATTCTGGGAGCTCAtccacttcatttatttttgcttacATTTAATGAAAACTTAAATTCAAAATGGTTTAGTTTCACTTTGATGTGTTCTTAAAGGATAGACCACCTTCTCTGGATTTCTCTTTACAGAGCTTGTTAAAAAGTTATTGTTGGTATAGTTCTAATGGAAAATATACTATTAGAACACTGATACAGAGCTTCTCTAACAAAAGACTTGTTTAATTTTGAATGCAGTCTTTTATTCCAGGACCATTTGggtatgtaattattatttttgaaaaatttctttcaTAGAATGTTAAGGTCTGACCAGATTTCTAATCCAATCCCTATCTGAGAAGGATAACCTTTCAAATCATTTTACTCTATCCCCTAAAGTGAATTCACCACTTCCTATAGCAACCCATACCATAGTATCCAGACAAAAGTTAGCTTCTCTAAGTCATGACaaccatggataaattaataaataggaTATCCTATAGTTTGACTAagaattgaaaaaggaaacagcaatttatatattcatttctatcacTATATTGTTATTTAATGAACACAAAGATAGAGGAACTCAATCACTTGATAGAGTAAATGCTCCCACAAAATGATTTCCACTATATGGAAGATTTTTAATGCACATTTGTCTACTGTAATTGCAGCTTTAACTGCATTTCCTCAGAATATAATGGTTAATATGTTATAAATACTGATTATAGACAAGATCCCCTTCCAAAGAAACTTCATAAACAGGACCCAGAGGCAGGAAATctcaggatttctttttctagaattACAAATCATCTCAGGTAGTAGTTAACAAGCAGTCAGTCACTGACTTCTCATCAGGAGTGAGACTTGGGAATAGGTATAGACTagctattgatttttttatttcagtttttaaaaacctGAATTTGTAGCACAAAAATACTCTGATATTCCCTCATTATGATGACTTTAGGCTTAAGACGGGGTCAAGGCAATAGAGCTAGCTTGCAGCTAGTTTAAATGGTGtattaatttttcaatattattttattgagtaAGGAAAagttttaatcaaataaaaataaaaaaaaccacataTTTACCTGAAAACTCAACACCGGTTTTTATCATTCTGTAAcatcttattttccttttgagaaaAAGTCAcgattaaaactttttctaagtGACAGGTAACTGAAAGAGTAAGCTACATTTCACAAATGCAGAGAATGCGacagagaaaatgagaggaaaagagagtAAAGTtcaaaggaaggggagagagagagagagagagagagagagagagagagacagagacagagacagagagacagagagacagagagacagagacagagagagacagagagagagagagagagagagagagagaggagagagagagagagagacagagacagagagagagatgaaaagtgGACTGTGTTAGAAAGCAAAAGATTCTAGCCTTAGATTTCTGTTGATCTTAGTCACTtctcttggcctcaatttcttcatatataaaatgagagagttggacaatttgatttttaaggtaCCTACCTACTCTAAAATTACATAAATCTAGGACAGCATTGATCACCAAAGCATGTACTGTTTAGTTCTATACTGAAGATTTAGTATTTATTAActcagaacaaaataaaagaaattagtgAGAAATGACAATATCCAGGGACTACTGCTTTGTATATAACAGTGACCAAGTATGATACAACATTGTTTGCAAATATACATAATGTAACCATAGCAAACCTTAAATTTGATGTAAGTTATTAGACCACATTGCCCAATGGGGTCTACATTTGAATTTAATcatcatttattttgattttaaacaaaatttcttCAAGATTATTGTATATAAATGACTGGTTTAGAGGATGTGATGTCATGAATAGGTGATAAATATTGCTACAAAATGTTCCTAAAACAGAAATctctacataaatataaaatgataatatatcTTTCATGTTCTTACTTTTTTATAATAAAGTCAGTGTCCAGACAATAAAAATGTTAGTTTATAAtgcttaaaatagaaaatatactggtatatcaaaacaataaatcttttgcaaattaaaaaagtaatatatcaacttttgtttaggttttctttatattaaaatcTTGTATTATCCAAGTTTAAGCCcaattgaaaaatatgaaaaatttgacATTACCTGCCATGCACATTATGTACAcattaaatatttgctgaattctaTTAAAATTGCTTCAGTTTTGTTctagtgaaaaaaaatgagaaaatgacaatcattttttaaaatttgcttatgCTATTCCAACCTAgaatatttgaattcataaatAAGTTTACCTgatgattttgatttttccaaGAATATTaatcattatatatttttaaaatattatgattttGTTAGTAAAAACACTATAGAGACTGATTATTTATTTGATAACTTCTCAtattttgaagggaaaaatatCAGATTTCTTTCCTTGAATTTAAAAGTTAATTCTTCTTCTAGAACACTTTATGATTTTTCCAAGTCATGTTAGTTTTATAGACTTGAATTTGTCCAAGTTACTTCAACCTAAAACAATGGAATTAGTTCATAAGACTGTCTGATTAATatgttttgaaataattatttttatttttctaaacatgttaatcttattttgaaaaacttgaagctttattaaaataaattagaataagCAGTTATTTTCTAAAATACCTAGTTAACTTTATAGTTCTCTGGCTTTTTGGTCTCAGGATTCCTTTatgctcttaaaaattattgaggattccaaagagtttttgtttatgtgtTATATATCTCAATATCTatcataatgaaaattaaaactaaaatattaaaatatttaattcacttAAAATAACAATTCCTAGTTTGCAtgctatgaaaataactatatttcCATAAAAAATTATGAGTGGCATTGtcatatatttttgcaaatttaatGTCTGACAATAGAACTCAAACTGGGTGTCATATATATTTCTACATTCTGTTACAATGTTATTTTGGTTAAAGTATATGAAAAGAATCCAATTTTGCACAGATATgtgattggaaaaggaaaaagaactttaTTAACCTTTTCAGATAATTTATAGATATTCTTCTTTGATGCTACACCAAACTATATTCTCTCTTTATACACTCTATGGTAGCTTCTTAAAGCATAGTTGCAATGTGGAATCTGAAACCATATCTGTGAACTTTTCATACTCTGTTATGTTGAAATCCATTGATCCATCTTGTACTTTGAATAGATCTTTTACTCATTCAGGCTTTTATAACATGATACAATGGTTATTTGGAACATATTGGTtcaaattttgatatatataacattaaataatgccaaaatatcatattcattGAGATCCCAACTATCTCATCAGAAAGTCATTAAGTATTGGGAAGCTTTCATACATGTAGTAACTGATAACAGGTTTTCTAAAATACCATTTTCACTTGGAAGCTCAGATTTTATCATTAACAACAAATATTGTCAGTTGTTTTCCTTGAAGGTACTTcattaatgttcttttcttttcttttttttttgcaaggcaatggcgttaagtggcttgcccaaggccacacagctaggtaattattaagtgtctaaggccagatttgaacccaggtactcctgactccagggccggtgctctatctactgcactacctagctgcccctacttcatTAATTTTCAAGAAAATGTCTGCCAAATACCCAAGTCTGAATACCTATATTTTTCGTCAGTGATTCAAGTAAAAGTGGTATTCCCTGGAAAACAAACTAATTCAACTTGAAACTCAAATAACTTTACAAATGTGTTTCCTTGAGACAACAATCATATTTCTGATTGCACAATCATGTTGTTTgagatttaataaaattaataatttttattgttttattgaggACATTCCTAAGTGAAATGGTcaagcttttttatttattaccaAGTATATGGCAGTGAAAGATACAATGATGTTAATATAGTTTAGTATCACTGCCTTGATCCATACTAAAGAACCACAAGTTTTATTGACCATTGCTTTTCCACTATAAGTACAAATATCTACAGTTGTTCCCAGATAAACTGAGGTTCAAAAGTTATcggttctttaaatattttaacacCTATTGTTTCTTTTATCACATACTTACATAACAGAATATCTTCAGGGATGAGTTTGCCCTGACCTTGTATATACCTGAGCAAAACAGCAAATTTAGCCACATCTGTCAATCCTTACATTTATAAGCAAAAGTGCATTTCTACAGCAAAATAATTAACTCATTCTTCATGTTCATAGCTAATTTACTAGCCATGTAGCCTCTGGAAAAATCAAATgtaatttgaaaagaaagtttaaaaaaaaggcaaataaagcCAGCGTCAATTTGTGAAAACAGTTCTGTTCATATAGATCCTGTGAAAGGGTCTTGGGGACCCACACTCCTGAACCTGCTTATTTAAATATCAGATGCAACAGGccaagaaggagagagaaaaagccATTTTTGAATTTGGCAATCAGTTGTCTTTAATAACCTTTAAGATCCAAGAGAGTCAGTAAAATTATGGCAATAAAAACCTGATTGTAGGAAGTTAAAGAGTGAATGAGTAGTAAATAAAAGGAGGCAGAAGTTAAAGAATTAACTTTTATCAAGTTTGGCAGTTGGACAAAAGTCAACTGCTGGGagtgaatggaaagaaaagtgaAGGTTTTTTCCAAGGTTAGGGAGATCTGAGAAGttttgaaaacagaaagaaggcaACAGTACAAGAAAGAGAAGCATATTACTACATAGGGAAGAAACATGTTTGATAAATAGGCCACAAGAGTCAGAACATAATGAGATCAAGGTTGGAAATTAAGAATGTCTtgataaaaattagaataaaattcaaaagatacACAGAAAGATAATACTGTTTAGAAGGAGAATGGAGAGAAGTCCAAGAAATCCAGTGATTTTGCTCTGTAGACTTGTAGAGAAGGTGGGAAATAAGGTCAGGAAATAGAGGATAAAGACGGAAACAAGGAGTAGTTCTTTAAGGTACATGATGAAAGTGCCAATGCTTAAAATGAGCTGAAATTCacaaagaaaagataagattttaaaaataaataattttgttgttgcttttatctatattggggaaaagaagaggacCATAAAGGAGATGACTCCTGCTGAAAGTGACTGAAatgggtgtggctaggtggtgtagtggataaagcaccagccttggagtcaggagtacctgggttcaaatctggtctcagacatttaataattacctagctgtgtgaccttgggcaagccacttaaccccatttgccttgcaaaaacctaaaataaagtgACTGAAATGATGACAACTGacaaaaagagatgaggaagattTATTCAATTCTTGTTTTGCTTCTATTCTCTCTACTAAGGAAAAATATCTTTGGATTGTAAAGGACAGATGAAAATGCCTAGTAAGGAGTTGACATCCAATATAAATGAGGAACAAGTAAGAGAATATCTAGCTGCCTAGGATGAGTTTGTGACCTGCCTTAGGTAAACTATATTTTCAAACACTGATAAAACCAGTATATGTGACTATTAAATTAAGtcagtgatctttgaaaaatAGTGAATAAAAGAGATACTACAGAATTAAGTAAGGCCATGTCCCAAATAATGGGGTCTGCAAATTATAGATCAATGAGCTTGACAATGATTCCTAGCAAAATGCTAAaacatattttatacataattaatgactatctagaaaatgaagtaatagtTGCAAAGAACTGGCATGCCTTCATCAAAAACGATAAAGATCAGATCagcattattttctatttttaacaaaattacaAGTCTGGTAGTATAGCAGACTGCTTTTACACAGAGCTTCCATAGATTTTATCAAAGGGTTTGACTAAAGTCTTCATTCTAAACtcatgaaaaatatagaaagatgcAGGCCAAAATAGATTGTATCATAAGGTGAATTTGGAAATAGTGGGATAATGTTATATACTCATGTTTCCAGTGGAGAATCCTGAGGATATATGTTTGACCCTGGGctaattatcaattttattaacaactatgataaaaatatagataCATTCATCAATTTCAGAAATGACACAAAGCTGAGATACTTAACACAACAGTCATTGCATCAAGTTTCTGAGTCTAATCAAGTAAAGTaaagttttataaagaaaaatgtgaagtcCTAAGCAAAGATTaagaaaaatcaacttcacaattCCAAGATAGAAATACAAACAAGAAAGGAATACAAGGGGAATATATTTAGTCCTCTAaataaaatggggagggggggtatGGAGCTTGATTTGGCAGCCCATAAAACTAATTCAGTCTTAGGATGCATTGGggaaggattggactagatggcctctggagtcccttccagatctttatctgtgattttatcattcctaagtccagtgctttatgcactgagCCCATACAGTCCTCATTTTCTAAGTTTTTATCTATACTAAAGTTTACTTACAATGATAATCACTGGGTTTCAAGGGTTTCCTTCCAAACATGATACAGAGATTGATTAATAGCCACAAGGGCAGTAATCTTCTAATCAGTGTTCT is drawn from Macrotis lagotis isolate mMagLag1 chromosome 5, bilby.v1.9.chrom.fasta, whole genome shotgun sequence and contains these coding sequences:
- the GJE1 gene encoding putative gap junction epsilon-1 protein → MSLNYIKNFYEGCLRPPTVIGQFHTLFFGSVRMFFLGVLGFAVYGNEALNFSCDPDKREINLFCYNQFRPITPQVFWALQLVTVLVPGAVFHLYAACKNIDQESILQRPIYIVFYILSALLRIILEVIAFWLQSQLFGFQVKSLYHCDASSLEKRLGIIRCLVPEHLEKTIFLIAMYTFTVVTVALGAAEVFEILCRRLSLLSG